A stretch of Ipomoea triloba cultivar NCNSP0323 chromosome 11, ASM357664v1 DNA encodes these proteins:
- the LOC115996011 gene encoding uncharacterized protein LOC115996011, with the protein MGVRDILVECKSGKLKRINELNSAYLPLQYPILFPYGEDGYRDDIQFNTTITQAGGSRQRITSREYFAYQIHERRSTLSTLLHAKRLFQQFLIDGYTMVESGRLLFIRNNQKALRCEVYKGLSDALFRRDIDPATQGKRIILPSSFTSGARYMIQNYQDAMAICRWIGYPNLFITFTCNPKWPEIQRYMGIRGLRAEDRPDIVARVFKMKLDALIKDFKVGKLFGPVKALIYTIEFQKRGLPHAHIVIFLGSNAIVSSPELMDSLISAEIHDKENDPEYHQAVEDFMIHGPCGVARKNSPCMVNGKCSKHFPKKFVFVVEIQSTYECGVVQPIKIYKILIQSRSPAVERLSFHLPDSHTVFFQDDEDVESVLTNPTLGQSMFTEWCLLNIVKGPTCYARGLLEDDNEYIDAIEEASQWSSAYSLRKLFVTLLMPNTMVSTESVWNKVWLHLTDDAQHNCRRLLNQSDLFLNDEEKKEFALLQLSKLLLVYNKTLRDFPNMPVINEASTVAVENRFLWEELAYDRAALCEESERLQSQLTEERRRIYDAVISDIYSNNGDLFFVYGYGSTGKTFLWRELSALIRAKGHIVINVASSGIASLLLPGGRTAHSSDSKTFGGKTVVLGGDFRQILPVVPKGSRQDIVSAAINSSYPWTHCRVMRLTKNLRLNSMEPGVQQEQLEEFANWLTSIGDGNIGVDNDGYAEFDIPSKLLLHFNGDPISTIVQSTFPNFTGANIDGSCFKNSAILAPTLEVVNEVNQYMSNLTQGEGKTYLSSNTTCKADGSNSVLSDVHTPEFLSTIRAFGLPNHSLTLKVGSPVMLMRNIDHTLGLCNGTRLVVTKLGNHVVEGSILAGLNARTKVLIARMTITIRPKITFQVQ; encoded by the exons ATGGGGGTGCGAGATATTTTGGTTGAGTGTAAATCAGggaaattgaagagaattaatgaactaaattcgGCATACTTACCATTGCAGTATCCTATTCTTTTTCCGTATGGAGAAGACGGTTATCGGGATGATATCCAATTCAATACGACCATTACTCAAGCAGGTGGTAGCAGACAACGTATAACTTCTCGGGAGTATTTTGCATATCAAATACATGAAAGGAGAAGTACATTGTCTACTTTATTGCATGCTAAAAGGTTGTTTCAACAGTTCTTGATTGATGGATATACAATGGTGGAATCCGGTCGTCTTTTATTCATACGTAACAACCAAAAGGCTTTGCGTTGTGAAGTATACAAAGGTTTGTCAGATGCATTGTTTAGAAGAGATATAGACCCTGCAACTCAAGGAAAAAGGATAATCTTGCCATCCAGTTTCACAAGCGGTGCAAGATATATGATTCAAAACTACCAAGATGCTATGGCCATATGTCGCTGGATAGGTTATCCCAACTTATTCATTACATTCACATGTAACCCCAAGTGGCCGGAAATTCAACGTTACATGGGAATTAGAGGCTTGCGAGCTGAAGATAGACCTGATATTGTTGCCAGGGTTTTTAAGATGAAGCTAGAtgcattaattaaagatttcaaGGTTGGAAAATTATTTGGACCGGTCAAAGCAT TGATATACACAATTGAATTTCAAAAACGCGGACTGCCGCATGCTCATATTGTCATTTTCCTGGGATCAAATGCTATCGTTTCATCTCCTGAGTTAATGGACTCCTTAATCTCAGCTGAAATACATGATAAAGAAAATGATCCTGAATACCATCAAGCAGTTGAGGACTTTATGATCCATGGTCCTTGTGGTGTTGCCAGAAAAAATTCACCTTGCATGGTTAATGGGAAATGCTCTAAACACTTTCCAAAGAAGTTTGTNTTTGTTGTTGAGATACAAAGCACATATGAATGTGGAGTGGTGCAACCAATCAAGATCTATAAAATACTTATTCAA TCTAGATCTCCGGCAGTTGAGAGACTTAGCTTCCACTTACCAGATAGCCATACTGTTTTTTTCCAAGATGACGAAGACGTGGAATCAGTATTGACAAATCCAACTTTGGGCCAAAGCATGTTCACTGAATG GTGTTTACTGAACATAGTCAAAGGTCCTACATGTTATGCACGGGGCTTAttagaagatgataatgaatacATTGATGCAATTGAGGAGGCTAGCCAGTGGTCAAGTGCCTATTCTTTGAGAAAGTTGTTTGTTACTCTATTAATGCCAAATACAATGGTCTCTACAGAATCAGTGTGGAACAAAGTATGGCTACATCTAACTGATGATGCTCAACACAATTGTAGAAGATTACTTAATCAATCag atttgtttttaaatgaCGAAGAGAAGAAGGAATTTGCTCTATTACAGTTGTCAAAGCTTTTATTAGTGTACAACAAAACTTTGAGGGACTTTCCAAACATGCCTGTAATTAATGAAGCAAGTACTGTTGCTGTGGAAAATCGTTTTTTGTGGGAAGAGTTAGCATATGATCGGGCTGCTTTGTGTGAAGAGAGTGAACGATTACAAAGCCAACTAACTGAAGAACGGAGACGAATATATGATGCAGTCATCTCAGATATTTATTCAAACAACGGggatttgttttttgtttatggtTATGGTAGTACAGGGAAAACATTTCTTTGGAGGGAACTATCAGCTCTTATTAGAGCAAAAGGTCATATTGTGATCAATGTTGCATCAAGTGGAATAGCGTCTCTACTACTTCCTGGTGGAAGAACTGCACACTCCAG TGATAGTAAGACATTTGGCGGAAAAACAGTTGTTTTAGGTGGGGACTTTAGGCAAATTTTACCCGTGGTGCCAAAAGGATCAAGACAGGATATTGTATCTGCAGCTATCAATTCTTCATATCCCTGGACTCATTGCAGAGTAATGCGACTAACCAAGAATTTGAGATTAAATTCAATGGAGCCTGGTGTTCAACAAGAGCAATTGGAAGAGTTTGCTAATTGGCTAACCTCAATAGGTGATGGTAATATTGGAGTAGATAATGATGGTTACGCGGAGTTTGATATTCCATCAAAATTATTGTTGCACTTCAATGGTGATCCTATTTCCACTATTGTTCAAAGTACATTCCCAAACTTTACTGGTGCCAACATCGATGGAAGTTGTTTTAAGAATAGTGCAATTCTAGCACCAACATTAGAGGTGGTCAATGAAGTGAACCAATATATGTCAAACTTAACTCAGGGGGAAGGAAAGACATATCTGAGTTCAAACACAACATGTAAAGCAGATGGTTCCAATTCTGTGCTATCGGATGTACATACACCTGAATTCCTTAGTACCATAAGAGCTTTCGGGCTTCCAAATCATTCTTTGACATTAAAGGTAGGTTCACCAGTAATGTTAATGAGAAACATTGATCATACTCTTGGATTATGCAATGGAACTAGGTTAGTGGTAACTAAATTAGGTAACCATGTGGTTGAAGGAAGCATATTGGCAGGTCTGAATGctagaactaaggttttaaTTGCTAGAATGACTATAACCATCAGACCCAAGATTACCTTTCAAGTTCAATAG
- the LOC115996012 gene encoding uncharacterized protein LOC115996012 encodes MKKLTKPTILGCKRKSSPENKDTIIQSHCKWELYKSNQRTPGNDISITPITDDRTGTEVRIDRSNRYKSNKRTPLNDITIAPTTNDTIGAQVLIDKSNESTVTTLTHNASTSIMECRNLSKDFNEACTEEDTTITESIGSLQPNSGAPPKFAQLYIHDTNNEITNRVNSISVNGTFSADVQLAVVNDIKEALDEHNVLVKSFKMARNELQNDSTREIMARNELQNDSTREIKMRLIAQNDSTREIKMRLIAKRTTDARTKMRLIAKRTTDARTYNLPTVSEVATLIVGDLDPNMGVRDILVECKSGKLKRINELNSAYLPLQYPILFPYGEDGYRDDIQFNTTITQAGGSRQRITSREYFAYQIHERRSTLSTLLHAKRLFQQFLIDGYTMVESGRLLFIRNNQKALRCEVYKGLSDALFRRDIDPATQGKRIILPSSFTSGARYMIQNYQDAMAICRWIGYPNLFITFTCNPKWPEIQRYMGIRGLRAEDRPDIVARVFKMKLDALIKDFKVGKLFGPVKALIYTIEFQKRGLPHAHIVIFLGSNAIVSSPELMDSLISAEIHDKENDPEYHQAVEDFMIHGPCGVARKNSPCMVNGKCSKHFPKKFVNQNETNSKKNN; translated from the exons atgaagaaattgacaAAACCAACCATTTTAGGATGTAAAAGAAAATCTTCTCCAGAAAATAAAG ACACCATTATACAGTCACACTGTAAATG GGAGTTGTATAAAAGTAATCAACGGACACCTGGGAATGATATCAGCATTACACCTATTACGGACGACAGAACAG GTACTGAAGTTCGTATAGATAGGTCCAACAGGTATAAAAGTAATAAGCGGACACCTTTGAACGATATCACCATTGCACCTACTACGAATGACACAATAG GTGCTCAAGTTCTTATAGATAAGTCCAACGAAAGTACAGTTACGACCTTAACACATAATGCGAGTACTTCTATCATGGAATGTCGCAACTTAAGCAAGGACTTCAATGAAGCATGCACAGAAGAAGATACCACTATTACTGAATCAATTG GAAGCTTGCAACCAAACAGTGGTGCCCCACCAAAGTTTGCGCAATTGTACATCCATGACACGAACAATGAAATTACGAATCGTGTCAATTCAATAAG TGTGAATGGAACTTTCTCAGCGGATGTACAATTAGCAGTGGTCAATGATATTAAGGAAGCGTTAGATGAGCACAATGTCTTGGTAAAGTCTTTCAAAATGGCTAGGAATGAGCTGCAAAATGATAGTACAAGAGAAATAATGGCTAGGAATGAGCTGCAAAATGATAGTACAAGAGAAATCAAAATGAGACTAATAGCGCAAAATGATAGTACAAGAGAAATCAAAATGAGACTAATAGCAAAAAGAACAACTGATGCCAGGACCAAAATGAGACTAATAGCAAAAAGAACAACTGATGCCAGGACATATAATTTGCCAACAGTATCGGAGGTTGCAACCCTAATTGTAGGTGACCTTGATCCAAACATGGGGGTGCGAGATATTTTGGTTGAGTGTAAATCAGggaaattgaagagaattaatgaactaaattcgGCATACTTACCATTGCAGTATCCTATTCTTTTTCCGTATGGAGAAGACGGTTATCGGGATGATATCCAATTCAATACGACCATTACTCAAGCAGGTGGTAGCAGACAACGTATAACTTCTCGGGAGTATTTTGCATATCAAATACATGAAAGGAGAAGTACATTGTCTACTTTATTGCATGCTAAAAGGTTGTTTCAACAGTTCTTGATTGATGGATATACAATGGTGGAATCCGGTCGTCTTTTATTCATACGTAACAACCAAAAGGCTTTGCGTTGTGAAGTATACAAAGGTTTGTCAGATGCATTGTTTAGAAGAGATATAGACCCTGCAACTCAAGGAAAAAGGATAATCTTGCCATCCAGTTTCACAAGCGGTGCAAGATATATGATTCAAAACTACCAAGATGCTATGGCCATATGTCGCTGGATAGGTTATCCCAACTTATTCATTACATTCACATGTAACCCCAAGTGGCCGGAAATTCAACGTTACATGGGAATTAGAGGCTTGCGAGCTGAAGATAGACCTGATATTGTTGCCAGGGTTTTTAAGATGAAGCTAGAtgcattaattaaagatttcaaGGTTGGAAAATTATTTGGACCGGTCAAAGCAT TGATATACACAATTGAATTTCAAAAACGCGGACTGCCGCATGCTCATATTGTCATTTTCCTGGGATCAAATGCTATCGTTTCATCTCCTGAGTTAATGGACTCCTTAATCTCAGCTGAAATACATGATAAAGAAAATGATCCTGAATACCATCAAGCAGTTGAGGACTTTATGATCCATGGTCCTTGTGGTGTTGCCAGAAAAAATTCACCTTGCATGGTTAATGGGAAATGCTCTAAACACTTTCCAAAGAAGTTTGTNAATCAAAATGAGACTAATAGCAAAAAGAACAACTGA